The genomic interval ttgatcaaagggacaagaAACTATGGATGTTCTCAACATTGCAGTCGGCCTATGTGTCAAATTTTGATGCTTTTGGCAAGATAAGCAAGTGTATACTAACCGCTGAGCATCTTTCTACAGGGTGGGCTagaaatacccggccagtaaCACCTTTCGGGCCAACGTCCTACCTCTCGCATGATTGCCGCAGTATCCTAGATGTATTTCTTGTAGAGCATGCTCAGCCTCCTCTATTCCTAAGTACTTGAGCAACGACCTAGAGAATGCTCGCTTGTACAGTTGATCCCCGATCATGGTATAGGTATGAGTTATTTTCCTGACCAGTCGGGCTTCTTCCGGATCTGATGGTAAGATGTCTCGCTGAATATAACTAATCATTGGCACCCTCCAATCAATTGGCTCCTCAATGTTGTTTTACAAATCTAtttgagctataaggaaggtctgtgCTATTGACTTATCCAGCATCTAAGTGGTAAGAGAGCTGGCCAACTTAGCTAACTCATCAGCTCGACTATTTTCTGCTCTGGGGATCTTAGCTACCATGACCTCTTTGAACTCCTCCTTCATTTTCTCATATACTTCTCGGTATACTTGCAGCTTGTCACTATTAACCTCAAAATTGCCAACCACTTGCTGAGCTACTAATTGAGAATCTGAGTAAATAATTACTCAGACAGCTCCCACATGTCGAGCTGCCTGCAGTCTTGCCAATaaagcctcatattctgcttTGTTATTGGTGGCTCTGAAATTCAACCGGATGACTAGCTATAGGATATCCTCTTGAGGGGATATCAGAATGATTCCTACGCCACTGCCTTGTTGAGTAGCTAactcatccacataaactttccaagtttCCTCAGAGTCAGCCTGATGAACCTCTGTCAAGAAATCTGCCAAGACTTGCGCTTTAATAGCAGTACGAGATTGGTATTATATGTCGTACTCTCCCAATTCAGTTGCCCATTTGATGAGTTGGCCGGCAACTTCCACATTGGTAAGGGTCTTACCCATGGTGTTGTTAGTCAAGACAGTGATGGGATGCGCCAGAAAATAGGGCCTCAAGCGGCGAGCCATGAGCACCAATCCGTAAACTAACTTTTCCAGGGTTGTATATCGAaactcagcccccttcaataaGTGACTGAAAAAGtacactggtcgttgtacatTGTCTTGCGCTTTCACCAACACTGCCCCAACGGCCTCGGGGGTGGCCGACAAATAGATCCAGAGTGGTTCCCCTGCAACGGGCTTGAACAAGGAAGGCAAGGTCTCCAGATACTTCTTTACCTCTTCAAGGCTTTAGTGCATTCTTTGTCCCACTAAAACTTGAcggctttcctgagcactttaaaGAAGGGTGTTGCTCGGTCCGCAGATCGGGAAATAAACCTAGACAGAGCTATTATTCTACCTACCAATTTCTAGACCTCTTTTAGATTTTAGGGAGCCTTCATGTCTCGGAGTGCCTGAACCTTCTCAGGATtcgcttcaattccccgctcagtTACAAGGtaccccaggaattttcctcctcgAGCCCCGAACAAGCACTTCAATGGATTTAACTTCAATCTATATTGTCAGAGAGTGTCGCAAGTTTCTTCCACATCGATAATCAAATTTATGGCTAAATTGGATttgataagaatatcatccacatagacctccacatttcgcccgatctgctctcgaAAGATCTTGTTCATCATCCATTGGTAAGTAGCTCCTGCATTTCTTAGTCAAAaaggcatgacagtataacagaaagtatCGTTCACCGTGATGAAGCCGACTTTTTCCTGATCTTTCGATGCCTAGGGGAtttgatgatacccttgataagcatccaacatacaGATCCTTTTGCAACCAGCCGTTgaatccaccatctggtctatccttGGAAGTGGGTAGCAATCTTTGGGGCTGGCGCGATTGAGATCCCGgaagtcaatgcaaactctccacttattgttaggCTTGGTCGCCAGGACTACGTTAGACAGCCAAGATGGGAATTGTACTTCTCTAATGTGGCTAGCTTTCCTGAGCTGGTCCACCTCTACTCGGATAATCTTATTTTGGTCGGCAGaaaagttcctcttcttctacttGACCGGCCGGGAATCAGGCAAGAGATGTAGCTTATGCTCTACTATTTCAGGTTTGACCCCTGACAACTCCTCTGGGGACCAAGCGAAGATGTCTCTGTTGTGTGTCAAACACTGGACCAGGTCTGTTTTGAGTTCGGCGGTAAGTCACTCGCTATGTGGGTGAGGCTTTATGGGCGCTCGGGATGAAGCTGAATCTCTTCCCAAGGAATGAGCTCCTCTGTTATAGAGAGAGGTTCTTCTTGGATGGTGTGGACGCCACCATCCTGAGTCCTTTGTGCTTTGCTGGCCTCCACTCTGACCATATCTATATAGCACCTACGGGAGACCCGCAGCTCCCCTTTGACCTCCCCGACCTGGTCTCCCACGGGGAATTTGATTTTCTGATGAAAGGTGGAAACCGCAGCCCGGAATTTGTGCAATGCAAGTCtacccaggatgacgttgtaggacggaCAAGGGTGAATCCACCACGATAAAAGTGCTCCTCCTTGTCCGCACAAGTATTGCCCAGGGATATAGCCAGTTTAATCTGGCTCATGGGCTTTACTTCATTGCCAGTGAAACCATACAAAGAAGTGGCCACTGGTTGAAGCTCGCTGACGTTGATCTGTATTCTTTTAAATGCATTCCTGAACAGGACGTTGATAGAGCTTCCAATGTCGACGAAAACCCTGGCCACGCGACTGTTGGCTATGACAGCCTTGATaataagggcatcatcatgaaACAGCTCCAATCCTTCTAGATCCTGTGGCCCAAAGCTGATGACAGGGACAACAACTTGCTCCTTGCTGCATCCGATGGCATGAATATCTAAATAGCTAAACAGCGCTCATGAGATTTCCACGCCCTGCCAAAATCCCCATCTGTaggccctccagagatcatgctTATCTCCCAAATGGCCGCATTgcctctattttcttcctcccgggcTTCTCCCTGCCCTTAGCCGCTAACATGTGGTTGCATACTTGGACCAACTTGATCTGGCCTGGATTTGCCGGCCTGACTAGCCCTGACGCGTTGGCCATCCATCATCCTCTGTACCTGAGGGGCAAGCTCTGGTGGTGGCAGACCTAACTCGACGACGCGCCGAGAGTCACAAGCGAATTGGAAACAGTTGTTGGTGGCATGCGTATGGGATCGATGGTAGGTACAGTAGCGTGGACCCCACAGACCAGGACTAGGAGCGTGAACCGTGGATACCCGTGGAATTGGCGGGGAATCCTGACCATGCGAAAAGGTAGGTCGGGTTTCCCAGGCGCGATGAAGAGGCTGGGTTGGTGGCTGGGGTATTCTTCTTTCTGGCTTTTTGACAGGCTCGGGAGCTCTGTCTACTTTCCTACGCGCTGCTTGCGCCTCCTCTATGTTGATATAGCTGGCCACCTTCTCcaacatctcatcaaaattcttcaCGGGATTTCTGATGAGGTCTCTGAAGAACTCTCCTTCTATCAATCCATGAGAAAAGACGCTCATTAATATCTCTGAAGTGGCAGACGGGACATCCTGAGTCACTTGGTTAAAGCCCTTAATATAATTCCTCAAAGGTTCGACGGACCCCTGCTTAAGGGCGAAGAGGCAatggtctatttttttttatatttcctGCTGCTAGCGAAGTGCGTGGCGTAGGTAAGCGATTTTGAAGTCTTGGAAATAGGTGATGGAACCATGCGGCAGTCCATCAAACCATTTTTTTGTTGAGCCCGATAAAGTGTTCAGGAATACACGACACTTGACTGCATCACTATATTGGTGTAACAACGCCGCATTCCTAAATTCACGGAGATGATCTTCAGGGTCCTTGCTACAATCATATTCCCCGATAGCAGGGGGCTTGTACCCCTTGGGCAGCTTCTCTTCTAGTACCCATAGGGAGAAGGACACTTGCTCGTCAGGTTCCCCTCGGGGCTCTTCCCTGACGACGATAGGTTTTCCTTTCTTGGAGTCCCTGGACGGGGAACTTTCTACCATAGAAGCTTGCGGTTGCTCCTTCTTAGTGTTGTAGCACCCGGGGTCCCGCTGATAATAACCTAGACCGGGCTCCCTATAGAAGATCGGGGGAAACTCCTCAGGATGCTTTCTCTTAGATCCCCGATCAGAAATATTCGTTGGGTCCTTGGAAATTTTTGGCAGCTTGTGCAGTCGGGAAACGATAGTTTGTTTTGCTGAGGTcgctcgcctcttggcctccttgaagagctcgtactctccGGCTGTCATGGTTACATTGATTTTGCCCGTATCCTCTATATTCACGCTCTGAAACATGTAAGTGTGTTCtcacagacagcgccaaattgatcccgttcggaatctgagtcagacgaaagTTGGCTGCGTTGTTGCTGGCGTTGACGGAGGGTGACTAAGACCCTCTGCTAGCACAGTACTTCGTGGGAGGGTTCCCACGGGCTACTGACAATGGGTGATGATAAGGATGACGACGCGGGAGTTCTCTGTGCACACTCAGACAGGCACACGGAACATTAGAGACCCAAAACCAGGGAAAAAACCCCCGGAGCaagccctccgacgttcaagtcaggtaTTTTCCCCCCAGAAAACAGTAAATTAAAGGAAAAAAGTAGAGGGCAAGTGCGAAAAGGTGAACGCGCGTCCCTGCGTAAGGGAGAGGGCTTCCCTTTTTATATGTCAGTGTGTACTTCTAGAATCTGACAAGTGTCAGAGAATGTCGACTATCAGGCCTTGTCTAGCAGTGAATGACACGTGGCCTCCTTTCATGGGCCAGAGGAAAAGTTCTATTAGCAGAAAACCTTAGACCATTGGAATATACCCTGACAGATGGTTACGATTCCCTAGCTTCATTGTTGTATAGTGCTTATCGATTGGGCATGGATGAAGAGGTTCTGAATGACCAGTGGCTGGAGGACACGACCTGGGTATAACTTGAGTGATCCGCAAGACCCCGACCTGCTTATCTTGACCTACATATCTTGACCTGCGTATCTTATCCTACATATCCTAACCCGTTTATCCTGACCTGTATATCCTGTCCTACATATCATGACCTGTTTGTCCCGACCTGTATATCCTGTCCTGCATATCCTGACATGTTTGTTCCGACCTGTATATCCTGATCGGTTTATCCCGATCTGTATATCCTGCCACGCCCCCTTgtcttctgactgtcacgtcccctgacttctgactgccacgtctccttgacttctgactgtcacgtccccctgacttctgactgtcacgtacctttgacttctgactgccacatccccttgactcccgattgtcacgtccccttgacttacATCTGGCTGGCTTCATCGGGCCTACCATTATGCGTCGTATCATCCGTTATTGGTTGCTCTTTTGTTGCAGCTGCCCCAGATCGTAAAGTTGCGGTCGCTCAACCGTAAGGGCCGACTAGTTGGAGGGCTCGACTGATAGGGCCGAGTGAGAATGACGGAGCGATGTGAGAGAAAAGAGTTCTTTATTTTATTTGCCCATCCAACAAAGTTCTATCAGACTCGGGAGGAAAGAGTGAATGGAGAGAGAAGAAGTGAATGGAGAGATCTTTCAAAGTTTTGAATTACCATGAACGACTATGGAAAGCAAGTCCCAAAAGATATTCGACTGAGTTCTAGGCACATGCCATGAACGACTAACGGTAGGGATAGGGCTAATAAAAAAAGTAGTCTTTTCTTTCATAGTGTGTTTTTTGAATCTCTATTCCATTTTAGCAATATTGTAATCTGCTGAGGgaatttcttttttccttctaATACTTGACTCAATTATGAAATTCAAATCTAAAAATCAAACATCTTTATTCACTCTATCCTGCCCTTACTAAAATCAAATATAGTTTGTCCTCCCAAAAGTCTTTTTTTAGCTGAATTTATTCATTTAATAGTGAGAGAAATCAAATACTGTTTTAATTATTCTTCCCTACGCTTGAGCACTTCTTCCCCGtctaatattttcattttgaaaatcattcttcTGTTTGAGTAGCATGTGTTAAGCATATAGCAAAGTTGATCTTTTGATCTGAAATTGAAGTCCTTATCTTATCTTAAGTGTACTTAAGAGCTTTTTGGAAAGTGTCTTAGGCAACCGTTTATCTGCTTCGCGGGACCTCGGTCCACTCATGGCTAAGCTTCTTTGGGCGACATTTTTTCGATCAATATTTCATGAAAAATCCGAGATGAAAGGAGTGTTCATTTCATCTTCATCTATTACCAGTCAGATTCTGATTAGTTGGCAATCTTTTGAATGGGAGGAATAATGAAAACTGAAATTCATTTTCTTTAATATCCGCCTTATACTCTTACTGCTCTAGGACAGTACGGGGATTCGGGGAAGACTTCCTCTAATAAAGGACAACGACAAAAGACATTTTCTTTCAAAGAATCCCTTATTAACATGAAAATGACACCCTTCTCTTCTTATCTACGCTATTTAGCCCGATTCccaatgttattttttaaaatttttaataaatatgtaGCTATTATATGCTAACCATAATTTAAAACATAAAACATTTACTTTAACTATTTGGCTAAACTGAGTAAATCTTTATCTTCTTCTCAAAGGCTAATGGAATCCTATCTTTTTTTCAACTGGACTTGTGATATTTTTCCTAATGCAAGTCTACAAGTAGAATCAAAGCTGTAAAATAGCACAGCTAAGTGCAACAAATACTTTTTGCATATATGATTCATACAGTGACAGTATGAGTGTCTACTAAATGGATAATCTATTGTACACAAACAATTTACAACTGGAATCAAAATTCAAATCAGTGGGCATGGCATGGAGCCCCAGATGCTGTCACGTCGATATCGACATGATATTGGCCAGCATATAAAAATAGCATAAAGAGCTTTCTCTTAAAATTGCACCTAAGCCATCTTAACAAATTTCCAAATTTTGTAGCAATAAGCAAAATGATAGATGCTATATATCAACATGAATATTgttaaaaatcatatgaaatacAAAGTGGCTTGGGTAGAGTCAATGACAGTATTTAGCCAGATCTAGTGAATCCTAAAATCTATAGTTGCTACTTTTTTCTATCAAATTAGTAAAAATCAAATGCATTTATTAAGTAGCGCAAGTGAAGTAaatatattaatataaatattgttTAAAATCATATCCGAAATATAAAATGGCTCGGGTAAGGTCAATGCCAGTATTTAGCACAATCTAGTATCACGAGGGAAACTTAACATTTAAAGTTTGCAACCAAAAAGCATTTATTTGTTCCTACTGGGGTAACATGTGAATTTGCAAAGTCGTACTGAGTTAATGACATACTCGACCTGCTTTAAAATCATTGCAAGTGGCTTCAAGAGCTTCGCGTTTCATGATTTCACGATTACAACTATCTTCAATGACTGAATCTCCAATAGTGCATATATCATTGTATCTCCAATAGTACTGCAAGAATTGTTAGGTTGACCTTTTGAGAAATATCAAGCTCTTATATCAAACCTACTGTACAAGTTTATACCACTGTTAAAGATAAAATGAATACAAATAACTAAAACCAAATGAACAGAAGAAACCAAAATCCATGGCCATGAGAAACCACTCCCTCACCATTTGTCTGCATGAGATTGCTCATACGTTTCCATCCTGCTTATTCTTCAGCGGCCAAGGTGGCTGTATCGATAAGCATGATTGCGGAACTCATGGTTGGTGTCCTTGCGTCTCCAATGAAGTTAGAAATCCCCAGAATTGGAGAGTCACATTGCAGCTTGCTCAGCAAAATGAAGTTAGAGAACTACAAAAACGTAACAGGTGCTTGCTTGATGGTGATAAGTAGATTCTGATTGAAGCGGCATTGTATCAGACAATCTTGGGTTATGTAAGGTTTAGGATCCTTCTAAAAGTATAAGCAACATTGTCTCAGTTACGCGATAGACAGCATTTTAAAAAGGACTATAATCTCTATTgagtttgcacaaaagtacctGGGAAAGTAGTGGATCTGATCTCTGAGGCAGCGGACTTTGCGAGTTGCAAGTCGAAGAATGTGATCACAAATTTGAATTCTGGAAATCACAAGTATGATGTTTATCCAAGTCAAGGAGCAAGGAGATTTTTCTGAATCATCAGCAACAGAAGTTAGAATTTCAAGGGGCATAGTTTTTATTCTCTTATCTCATTGCAGCCATCAGTTTCAAGCCTTTCAGGTATGCTTCAATTTTCTTTGATATCAAATGATTAGTAGCATAACAGCTACCTCTATAATTTACATAACAAGAGTAATTCCACATCAGTTGCTGCTCTACAACTCTTTCAGGCATGCTCACTAATAAAGATGAGGTTCTATATAGGCCACCCTTGCTCATGAAGCTCCTTAGTGAGAGTATGAATAGTGTTCACTTTTCATCCTTAATGCTGTAATTGTGAACCTAGGTTAAATATTAACCCAGTTCAGCTATCAAAATAGATCATATTCCTTCAGATAAAAATTTCTAGGATGGCTAAAACCTGAGGATTACCTTTCGCTAAAGAGCAATTGCTTCATGTATTGGTCTATACCAGCTAATTTAGTCAATCTTTGGAGTGTAACCTTCCATCTTCATCTCATCGACTGCTAAGTCAATCATATCAAAAATCTCTGTAGCTCTGAGATGCATCCTGTCACCTGCATGGAATTCATGGACTCGGTCACTGACCTCGATCCAGCTGCAACCAGGAGTCTTCGCTACGCCCCTCTCCCTCATGAGCCCTATCATCCTGGCTGAATCCTTCCATCTCTTTGAGCCTGCAAACATTTTAGAAGAAATGACATAGTTTGCTGAGTTCGAAGGCTCCAATTCAAGGATCCTCTTTGCAATTTTCTCTCCTATTTTAGCATTCTTGTGATAGCGACAAGCACTAAGCATAGCTCCTAAGGCAACTGCATCAGGTTTTTGAGGCATTTTCTCCAGGAACTCCCATGCTTCATCCAATAGTCCAGCACGTGCAAAAAGGTCGACCATGCAGGAATAATGCTCAATCTTTGGAACAATTCCATACGTTGACTGCATGAAACCAAACCAACGACGGCCTTCATCCACTAAGCCTGAATGTACACATGCCGAAAGTAAACCTATAAAGGTAATATCATCAGGCAGAAGCCCTTGCTTATCAGCAAGCATTCTGGAGAACAACGAAATAGACTCTTCGCCTTGCCCATTGAAAGCAAACGCAGAGATGATAGCATTCCATGTGAATAGGTTCCTGTGAGGCAAGTTTTCGAAGACTTCCATAGCTCGAACTAAATTTCCACATTTTGCATACATGTCAACCAAAGCTGTTCCGACATAAACATTATTATATAGGTCATTTCTTGACGCATATGCATCAAGGGACATGCCTAGCTCTAGTGCCCCAACCGAAGCGCAAGCTGATAGAACACCTACAATTGTGATTTTGTCAGGTTCAATCCCTTTCTTCCTCATGGTGTGAAATAATTTAATGGCTTCATTCGATAAACCATTCTGAGCATACCTGTGTAGTTTTGACAAGCCAAACAATCAATCCAAGATTCTATATGCCACaatctaacaaaaaaaaaagtgattgTCTCCATTTACTAACCGTATAAAATGAACCAACAGAATTAACAAAAGTTTGCCTAGTTTATCAAAAAGGACATCATAATGTAATGCACAAGGATCTAATGAATACTTCTTTTCTGTTGATCGGATATTAGTTAAACCAATATAGAAAGGAGCAAGTCTTTGTTACTATGACACCAAAGGTTTACCACAGTCAAATATTGTAATGAACTAGAGCAACAGCTATGGAATTTGGAAAGTGAGTTTCAAAAAAGGAATGATATGTACCCTGTGATCATTGCGTTCCATGCAACCAAATCCTTCTTTGCCAGTCTATCAAAAACCCTCCTTGCTGAGTCCAAATCCCCGCATTTACCATACATATCAATCATTGAAGACCCAAGAAACGAGTTCAGGACCAATCCATACTCCCCCACCAGCTCCTCCAACCACATGCCCAAACTCACGTCCCCCAAGTCCCCGCACGCCGCCAAGACACTCACCAGAGTGACCTCGTCCGGCTCGACCAGTCCTTCTGATCGCATCCTCCGGAACAGCTCCACCGCCTCCCCGGCGCAACCCATCTTCGCGTACCCTGAAAGCATCGAATTCCAGGAGACCGAATCTCTCACGGCGATTTCACCGAACAGCTTGCGGGCGAGGCCCACCTGGCCGCACCGCGCGTACATGGTGAGCAGAGAGTGCTGGACGTGGTCGACGTCGTGAAGGGCGAGCTTGAAGATGGAGGCGTGGGCGGAGAGGCCGTGGTACAAGGACTGGAGGTTGGCGGCGGCGAGGAGGACGAAGGGGAAGGTGTAGTGGTCGGGCCGGAGGCCGGAGCGGAGCATGCGGAGGTAGAACTCGAGGGCGAGAGGAAAGCGTGAGTAGAGAGTGACAAGGGCGCGGATCACGAGGTTGAAGGAAAAGTCGTTGGGGCGGGGGTTCTGGGAAAAAAGGAGGAGGGAGTAGGGGAGGTCGCCGAGGAGGAGGAGCCTGGCGAGGAGGTCGTTGGGCTTGCGGACGGCGAGGGTGAGCATGTGGGCGTGGATCTGCTTGAAGCAGCGGAGGGTGGTGCATTGCTTGAGCAGAGAGAGGATACGGTGGTGCC from Zingiber officinale cultivar Zhangliang chromosome 6B, Zo_v1.1, whole genome shotgun sequence carries:
- the LOC121989768 gene encoding pentatricopeptide repeat-containing protein At2g34400-like translates to MLKSKLLKPPPPPPPSYASPSRHRHHRILSLLKQCTTLRCFKQIHAHMLTLAVRKPNDLLARLLLLGDLPYSLLLFSQNPRPNDFSFNLVIRALVTLYSRFPLALEFYLRMLRSGLRPDHYTFPFVLLAAANLQSLYHGLSAHASIFKLALHDVDHVQHSLLTMYARCGQVGLARKLFGEIAVRDSVSWNSMLSGYAKMGCAGEAVELFRRMRSEGLVEPDEVTLVSVLAACGDLGDVSLGMWLEELVGEYGLVLNSFLGSSMIDMYGKCGDLDSARRVFDRLAKKDLVAWNAMITGYAQNGLSNEAIKLFHTMRKKGIEPDKITIVGVLSACASVGALELGMSLDAYASRNDLYNNVYVGTALVDMYAKCGNLVRAMEVFENLPHRNLFTWNAIISAFAFNGQGEESISLFSRMLADKQGLLPDDITFIGLLSACVHSGLVDEGRRWFGFMQSTYGIVPKIEHYSCMVDLFARAGLLDEAWEFLEKMPQKPDAVALGAMLSACRYHKNAKIGEKIAKRILELEPSNSANYVISSKMFAGSKRWKDSARMIGLMRERGVAKTPGCSWIEVSDRVHEFHAGDRMHLRATEIFDMIDLAVDEMKMEGYTPKID